From one Amycolatopsis sp. FDAARGOS 1241 genomic stretch:
- a CDS encoding putative RNA methyltransferase has protein sequence MTSAGTGNDPLPRRVVDALRCSVCGSPVELSGRTLRCANRHSFDLARQGYVNLLHARVSAGTADTAPMVAARSAFLESGAYQPLADEVARAASGATGLVIDAGAGPGYYLARVLDVCPSAAGLALDVSAVALRRAARAHARLGAVVWNLWEPWPVADGVASVVLDVFSPRNAAEFHRVLAPGGALVVAAPLPGHLAELGDLVLSVADRKEERLETTLGGRFARLSRTDVVHTAPFTARQVHDVVAMGPAGFHLDREDRRSRLETAEGRDVTLAVGVSVWQKLG, from the coding sequence ATGACCTCGGCCGGAACCGGAAATGACCCACTGCCACGGCGGGTCGTCGACGCGCTGCGGTGTTCGGTGTGCGGTAGCCCGGTCGAGTTGTCGGGACGCACGCTGCGTTGCGCAAACCGCCACTCGTTCGACTTGGCGCGCCAGGGTTACGTCAACCTTCTGCACGCACGCGTCTCAGCCGGCACGGCGGACACGGCGCCGATGGTGGCGGCGCGGTCGGCGTTCCTCGAATCGGGTGCTTACCAGCCCTTGGCGGACGAGGTGGCGCGGGCGGCTTCCGGCGCGACCGGTCTGGTGATCGACGCCGGGGCGGGCCCCGGGTATTACCTGGCGCGGGTACTGGACGTCTGCCCGTCCGCCGCCGGCCTGGCGCTCGACGTGTCCGCTGTGGCGCTGCGCCGGGCCGCCCGCGCGCACGCTCGGCTCGGCGCGGTCGTGTGGAACCTGTGGGAGCCGTGGCCGGTGGCGGACGGCGTGGCTTCGGTGGTGCTGGACGTGTTCTCGCCGCGCAACGCCGCCGAGTTCCACCGGGTCCTGGCGCCGGGCGGAGCGCTCGTGGTCGCGGCGCCGCTACCCGGGCACCTGGCCGAACTGGGCGATCTCGTGCTGTCCGTGGCCGACCGCAAGGAAGAACGCCTGGAGACGACGCTCGGCGGCCGGTTCGCGCGCCTCTCGCGGACGGACGTCGTCCACACGGCCCCCTTCACGGCCCGGCAGGTGCACGATGTCGTCGCCATGGGCCCGGCCGGTTTCCACCTCGACCGCGAGGACCGCCGGTCGCGGCTCGAAACGGCGGAGGGTCGCGATGTCACGCTCGCCGTCGGGGTCAGTGTGTGGCAGAAGCTCGGATGA
- a CDS encoding carboxylesterase family protein yields the protein MVQRAIMESSSCSAHFPKNTMAPGLGRHILFTPLAQARAAGTAAAAKFGCTAGADVLACLRRVPAKAWLDGDYTEVFTATPCGTPVLPAAPETAMREGRIAAVPVLFGTNRDELCLYVAAALATGAKYDEPTYRHLLADTYGAAAQRIAAAYPLQGTGPFGPGLARAAATTDEGRGCATAADARALASAGRPVFTYLVAAEARARSRVASSRRVSRSARRTASNWPPAGRRRAQRELSRTVIGLDPLRPHRRPERPWPAHLAEVRRRCPRPALAPGETGPVDAKATFRCAWWNSVGE from the coding sequence GTGGTCCAGCGAGCGATCATGGAGAGCAGTTCGTGCTCGGCGCACTTCCCGAAGAACACCATGGCCCCGGGGCTGGGCCGGCACATCCTCTTCACCCCGCTCGCGCAGGCGCGGGCCGCGGGGACGGCCGCCGCCGCGAAGTTCGGGTGCACCGCCGGCGCCGATGTCCTCGCGTGCCTGCGCCGCGTGCCCGCGAAGGCTTGGCTGGACGGCGATTACACCGAGGTCTTCACGGCCACGCCGTGCGGCACGCCGGTGCTGCCCGCGGCACCGGAAACCGCCATGCGAGAAGGCCGGATCGCCGCGGTGCCCGTGCTGTTCGGCACCAACCGCGACGAGCTGTGCCTGTACGTCGCCGCCGCCCTGGCCACGGGCGCGAAGTACGACGAGCCGACGTACCGGCACCTGCTCGCGGACACCTACGGTGCTGCGGCTCAGCGGATCGCCGCCGCGTATCCCTTGCAGGGCACCGGCCCCTTCGGGCCGGGTCTCGCCCGGGCCGCCGCGACGACCGACGAGGGCAGGGGCTGCGCGACCGCCGCGGACGCGCGGGCCCTCGCCTCGGCCGGGCGGCCGGTGTTCACGTACCTCGTCGCCGCCGAGGCGCGCGCCCGATCCCGGGTTGCCTCGTCCCGCCGGGTTTCCCGCTCGGCACGGCGCACGGCCTCGAACTGGCCTCCTGCTGGGAGGCGAAGGGCACAGCGGGAACTTTCCCGCACGGTGATCGGCTTGGACCCGCTTCGCCCGCACCGGCGACCCGAACGGCCCTGGCCTGCCCACCTGGCCGAAGTACGCCGACGGTGCCCGCGTCCAGCACTGGCCCCCGGCGAGACAGGTCCGGTCGACGCGAAGGCGACGTTCCGGTGCGCCTGGTGGAACAGCGTCGGCGAGTGA
- a CDS encoding O-acetylhomoserine aminocarboxypropyltransferase/cysteine synthase family protein, translated as MNERTWGFRTRALHAGGTPDPATGARAVPIYQTTSFVFEDAADAANLFALQKYGNIYSRIGNPTVAAFEERIASLEGAIGGVATASGQSAEFLTFSALAEAGEHIVSASGLYGGTVTQLTGTLKRFGVETTFVNGGVEDYAKAVTDQTRLIYTEVIGNPSGAIADLAGLADLAHSHDIPLVVDATLATPYLCRPIEHGADIVLHSATKFLGGHGTTLGGVVVESGRFDWGNGKFPRMTETVESYGGLRYWENFGEYAFCTRLRAEQLRDIGAVLSPHSAFLLLQGVETLPQRMDAHVANAKAVAEYLNADPRVAWVSYAGLPDHSDHELARKYLPAGPGAVFSFGVKGGRAAGEKFVESVELLSHLANVGDARTLVIHPASTTHAQLSDDQLAAAGVGPDLIRLSVGLEDVEDLLWDLDQALDKAVASE; from the coding sequence ATGAACGAACGCACCTGGGGCTTCCGCACTCGTGCCCTGCACGCCGGCGGCACGCCCGATCCCGCGACCGGCGCCCGGGCGGTGCCGATCTACCAGACGACCAGCTTCGTGTTCGAGGACGCCGCCGATGCGGCCAACCTGTTCGCCCTGCAGAAGTACGGCAACATCTACAGCCGGATCGGGAACCCGACCGTGGCGGCGTTCGAAGAGCGCATCGCGAGCCTCGAGGGCGCCATCGGCGGCGTGGCGACGGCGAGCGGCCAGTCGGCGGAGTTCCTCACGTTCTCGGCGCTGGCCGAGGCCGGCGAGCACATCGTGTCCGCGAGCGGCCTGTACGGCGGCACGGTCACGCAGCTAACCGGCACGTTGAAGCGCTTCGGCGTCGAGACGACGTTCGTGAACGGCGGCGTCGAGGACTACGCCAAGGCCGTCACCGACCAGACACGGCTGATCTACACCGAGGTGATCGGCAACCCGTCGGGCGCGATCGCCGACCTCGCCGGGCTCGCGGACCTCGCGCACTCACACGACATCCCGCTCGTGGTCGACGCGACGCTCGCCACGCCCTACCTGTGCCGGCCCATCGAGCACGGCGCGGACATCGTCCTGCACTCTGCCACGAAGTTCCTCGGCGGGCACGGCACGACGCTCGGCGGCGTCGTCGTGGAGTCGGGCCGGTTCGACTGGGGCAACGGCAAGTTCCCGCGCATGACCGAGACCGTCGAGAGCTACGGCGGCCTCAGGTACTGGGAGAACTTCGGCGAGTACGCGTTCTGCACGCGCCTGCGCGCCGAGCAGCTGCGCGACATCGGCGCGGTGCTCTCGCCGCATTCGGCCTTCCTGCTGCTGCAGGGTGTCGAGACGCTGCCGCAGCGGATGGACGCGCACGTGGCCAACGCGAAGGCGGTCGCGGAGTACCTGAACGCCGACCCGCGCGTCGCGTGGGTGTCCTATGCCGGGCTGCCGGACCACAGCGACCACGAGCTGGCGCGTAAGTACCTGCCCGCCGGGCCGGGCGCGGTGTTCTCGTTCGGGGTCAAGGGCGGCCGGGCCGCGGGCGAGAAGTTCGTGGAGTCGGTGGAGCTGCTGTCGCACCTGGCGAACGTCGGCGACGCGCGCACGCTCGTGATCCACCCGGCGTCGACCACCCACGCGCAGCTGTCCGACGACCAGCTCGCGGCCGCCGGCGTCGGCCCGGACCTGATCCGGCTGTCGGTGGGACTCGAAGACGTCGAGGACCTGCTGTGGGACCTCGACCAGGCGCTGGACAAGGCGGTGGCTTCGGAGTGA
- a CDS encoding CoA-binding protein: MSYDVSAVERRRILGRTRSVTVVGASANPARPSFFVATYLLSSTRYAVNFVNPRLDTLLGKPVYPSLADVPGEIDLVSVFRKHDDLPGVAEEVIAAGARTLWLQLGLWHEHVADRGREAGLDVVMNRCVKIEHARFAGGLHLAGFNTGVISSRRQSAP; encoded by the coding sequence GTGAGTTATGACGTTTCGGCGGTCGAGCGGCGCCGGATCCTGGGCCGCACGCGGTCGGTTACGGTGGTCGGCGCGTCGGCCAATCCGGCGCGGCCGAGCTTCTTCGTCGCGACCTACCTGCTGTCGTCCACGCGGTACGCGGTCAACTTCGTCAACCCGCGCCTCGACACGCTGCTGGGCAAGCCCGTGTACCCGTCGCTGGCCGACGTGCCCGGCGAGATCGACCTGGTGAGCGTGTTCCGCAAGCACGACGACCTGCCCGGCGTGGCGGAGGAGGTCATCGCCGCGGGAGCCCGGACGCTGTGGCTGCAGCTGGGCCTGTGGCACGAGCACGTCGCCGACCGCGGGCGCGAGGCCGGCCTCGACGTCGTGATGAACCGCTGCGTGAAGATCGAGCACGCCCGCTTCGCCGGTGGCCTGCACCTCGCCGGCTTCAACACGGGCGTGATCAGCTCGCGTCGCCAGAGCGCTCCTTAA
- a CDS encoding DUF1648 domain-containing protein → MIVAVVLRDVLAPALLLAAAWVMPSVVKPTVPFGVRVPEARVHDPLIVEQRRIYRWWVGAAGAAVVLAGLVVSVLVQQVLVPALVVVALLGVVAPGYVRARAVIRSAKQREDWYRGLRQTVSADTSRAVGPPFPWLWALPALTVLVATVVLGVVRYPDLPATLALHYDAAGVPDRTAAKSVGSAFTLVFVQAGITALFLGIAAVTPRFRPDLNPARPRSSAEQHRRFASSMTRVLLMFAACVNVSMLVASLQVWSGASAVSLVAIVGPVVLGAAGLLVFAVRAGQGGNRLATPGTEDEPRRDAVERDDDRFWKGGLLYVNRADRAVFVPKRFGIGWTLNFGNPVALGAFALLLAVVIAVPFVVR, encoded by the coding sequence GTGATCGTCGCGGTTGTCCTCCGGGACGTGCTCGCGCCCGCGCTGCTGCTCGCCGCGGCTTGGGTGATGCCTTCGGTGGTGAAGCCGACCGTGCCGTTCGGGGTGCGGGTGCCGGAGGCCCGCGTGCACGACCCGCTCATCGTCGAGCAACGGCGGATCTACCGCTGGTGGGTGGGTGCGGCGGGGGCCGCGGTGGTGCTGGCCGGGCTCGTGGTGTCCGTGCTGGTGCAGCAGGTGCTGGTGCCGGCGCTCGTCGTCGTGGCGCTGCTGGGGGTCGTCGCGCCGGGGTACGTGCGCGCCCGCGCCGTGATCCGCTCGGCCAAGCAGCGCGAGGACTGGTACCGGGGGCTGCGCCAGACGGTCAGCGCGGACACGTCGAGAGCCGTCGGGCCGCCGTTTCCCTGGCTGTGGGCGTTGCCCGCGCTCACGGTGCTCGTCGCCACGGTTGTCCTCGGCGTCGTCCGCTACCCGGACCTTCCCGCGACGCTGGCGCTGCACTACGACGCCGCCGGCGTGCCCGACCGCACGGCCGCCAAGTCGGTCGGCAGCGCGTTCACCTTGGTGTTCGTGCAGGCCGGCATCACGGCGCTGTTCCTCGGCATTGCCGCCGTGACCCCGCGGTTCCGGCCCGATCTCAACCCCGCGCGGCCCCGCAGCAGCGCCGAGCAGCACCGGCGGTTCGCGAGCAGCATGACGCGGGTGCTGCTGATGTTCGCGGCGTGCGTGAACGTCTCGATGCTGGTGGCGTCGCTGCAGGTGTGGTCGGGCGCGTCGGCGGTGTCCCTCGTGGCCATCGTCGGGCCGGTGGTGCTGGGCGCGGCCGGGCTCCTCGTGTTCGCCGTGCGCGCCGGCCAGGGCGGCAACCGCCTCGCCACGCCGGGCACCGAGGACGAACCCCGCCGCGACGCCGTCGAGCGCGACGACGACCGCTTCTGGAAGGGCGGCCTGCTCTACGTCAACCGAGCCGACCGCGCGGTGTTCGTGCCCAAGCGGTTCGGCATCGGCTGGACGCTGAACTTCGGCAACCCCGTGGCGCTCGGCGCTTTCGCACTCCTGCTCGCCGTCGTGATCGCAGTGCCGTTCGTGGTCCGTTAA
- a CDS encoding GntR family transcriptional regulator, producing the protein MILDVDLTSEVPIYQQIRDRVVEGIAAGDLADGDPLPSTRQLAVDLGINFHTVNKAYDQLRREGLLLITRKSGAVVQRVSTADFAAGWRGRLKTLLAEAVAHGLDEREVLAHCEETVRAFEEVRA; encoded by the coding sequence ATGATCCTCGACGTCGACCTCACCAGCGAAGTGCCGATCTACCAGCAGATCCGCGACCGCGTCGTGGAGGGCATCGCGGCCGGCGACCTGGCCGACGGCGACCCGCTGCCCTCGACCCGGCAGCTGGCCGTGGACCTCGGCATCAACTTCCACACCGTGAACAAGGCCTACGACCAGCTGCGGCGCGAGGGGCTGCTGCTGATCACGCGAAAAAGCGGCGCCGTGGTGCAACGGGTCTCGACCGCGGATTTCGCGGCCGGCTGGCGGGGCCGGCTGAAGACGCTGCTCGCGGAGGCGGTCGCGCACGGCCTCGACGAACGCGAAGTACTGGCGCACTGCGAAGAGACGGTGCGGGCGTTCGAGGAGGTGCGGGCGTGA
- a CDS encoding S9 family peptidase: MSLTAFLTAAVLAAGGVAAAPATVPPTDRDVQFVSDGVTAYGTLHVPAHRAGRRLPAALLIPGSGPTDRDGNEPPAVTPATLRLLAGALDRDGVATLRFDKYGTGRTGLGGIDPATLDLATFTRQATAAFTTLRAQPEVDPRAVSIVGHSEGGLQALLVSRRVHVASLVLLAPQDLRLLDLLRLQLDAQITPADQTALARVITDFRACRPLDYTGMSPQLATFLQQAIFSPVNLKFVRSDDAVYPPSAARPGTRVLLTCGTADTQVPCRTTPPLAATLRTSPKPLPVDHFQHAPGTPVNDQVLDPSVGTALQQFLEHR, translated from the coding sequence ATGAGCTTGACCGCGTTCCTCACCGCTGCCGTGCTGGCCGCCGGCGGGGTCGCCGCCGCGCCGGCGACGGTGCCGCCCACCGACCGGGACGTGCAGTTCGTCTCGGACGGCGTCACGGCGTACGGCACGCTGCACGTCCCCGCCCACCGCGCGGGCCGGCGGCTCCCGGCCGCGCTCCTCATCCCCGGCAGCGGGCCGACGGATCGCGATGGCAACGAGCCGCCGGCCGTCACACCGGCGACGCTGCGGCTGCTGGCCGGCGCACTCGACCGGGACGGCGTCGCGACGTTGCGGTTCGACAAGTACGGCACCGGCCGCACCGGGCTGGGTGGCATCGATCCGGCGACGCTGGACCTGGCGACGTTCACGCGTCAGGCGACGGCCGCGTTCACCACGCTCCGGGCCCAGCCAGAGGTCGACCCGCGCGCCGTCTCGATCGTCGGGCACAGCGAAGGCGGGTTGCAGGCGCTGCTGGTCTCGCGCCGCGTTCACGTGGCGAGCCTCGTGCTGCTCGCGCCCCAGGACCTCCGGCTGCTCGACCTGCTCCGGCTCCAGCTCGACGCTCAGATCACCCCGGCCGACCAGACGGCGCTGGCGCGCGTGATCACCGACTTCCGCGCGTGCCGCCCGCTCGACTACACCGGCATGAGCCCCCAGCTCGCGACGTTCCTGCAGCAGGCCATCTTCAGCCCCGTCAACCTGAAGTTCGTGCGCAGCGACGACGCGGTGTACCCGCCGTCGGCCGCCCGGCCGGGCACCCGTGTGCTGCTGACCTGTGGCACCGCGGACACGCAGGTCCCGTGCCGCACCACACCGCCGTTGGCCGCGACGCTGCGGACCAGCCCGAAACCCCTGCCCGTGGACCACTTCCAGCACGCACCTGGCACGCCGGTCAACGACCAGGTGCTCGATCCCAGCGTCGGCACCGCCCTCCAGCAGTTCCTGGAGCACCGATGA
- the alc gene encoding allantoicase produces the protein MEEHVSHARPEWTAQPDLASRVFGGTVMWATDELFAEKENLVNPWRPAHRAETFGPKGQVYDGWETRRHREPGDDQAVVRLGAAGVVSGVVVDTAFFKGNYPPFVSVEAVSAPGYPSATELSEMDWEVLVDHEPAVGDAENFFAVSSPHRFTHVRLTQHPDGGVARLRVHGSPVPDPGLLDPRSLDLAALVNGSVVTGCSNMFYSSPNNLFSPGLAAHQAEGWETARRRDDGNDWVTVRLAGAGIVRFAELDTSNLKGNSPGWAALSGRLDDGDWQPLLPRTRLQPDTRHRFAVEEGPQITEARLDIYPDGGMARLRLYGELTKRGREAVTTRFAETTA, from the coding sequence ATGGAGGAGCACGTGTCGCACGCCCGTCCCGAGTGGACAGCCCAGCCGGACCTCGCCTCCCGCGTGTTCGGCGGAACCGTGATGTGGGCGACCGACGAGCTGTTCGCCGAGAAGGAGAACCTCGTCAACCCGTGGCGGCCGGCGCACCGCGCGGAGACGTTCGGGCCGAAGGGGCAGGTCTACGACGGGTGGGAGACGCGCCGGCACCGTGAGCCAGGTGACGACCAGGCCGTGGTGCGCCTCGGCGCCGCCGGCGTGGTGTCGGGGGTCGTGGTGGACACGGCGTTCTTCAAGGGCAACTACCCACCGTTCGTCTCCGTGGAAGCCGTGTCGGCGCCCGGCTACCCGAGCGCGACCGAACTGTCCGAAATGGACTGGGAGGTGCTCGTGGACCACGAGCCGGCGGTCGGCGACGCCGAGAACTTCTTCGCGGTCTCGTCCCCGCACCGGTTCACCCACGTGCGGCTCACCCAGCACCCCGACGGCGGGGTGGCCCGCCTGCGCGTGCACGGCTCGCCCGTCCCGGATCCCGGGTTGCTCGACCCGCGTTCGCTCGACCTGGCCGCACTGGTCAACGGAAGCGTCGTCACGGGCTGCAGCAACATGTTCTACTCGTCGCCGAACAACCTGTTCTCGCCCGGTCTCGCCGCGCACCAGGCCGAGGGCTGGGAAACCGCGCGCCGCCGCGACGACGGCAACGATTGGGTGACCGTGCGCCTGGCCGGCGCCGGGATCGTCCGCTTCGCCGAGCTCGACACGAGCAACCTCAAGGGCAACTCGCCCGGCTGGGCGGCGCTGTCCGGCCGCCTCGACGACGGTGACTGGCAGCCGCTGCTGCCGCGCACCCGTTTGCAGCCGGACACCCGGCACCGCTTCGCGGTGGAGGAGGGCCCGCAGATCACCGAAGCCCGGCTCGACATCTACCCCGACGGCGGGATGGCCCGGCTGCGCCTCTACGGCGAGCTGACGAAACGCGGCCGCGAGGCCGTGACCACGCGGTTCGCGGAGACGACCGCGTAG
- the allB gene encoding allantoinase AllB yields the protein MDLVVRAARAVTAAGVGPATVAVDGGRIVAVEPGLVDLPAGRVVELAADEVLLPGLVDTHVHVNDPGRAEWEGFETATRAAAAGGVTTIVDMPLNSLPPTVDVAALEVKRKAATGRTHVDVGFWGGAIPGNLAELRPLHEAGVFGFKCFLLHSGVDEFPPLDAEGLETAMRELATFDAQLIVHAEDSEAIAAAPGPHGEKYADFLGSRPRGAENLAITHVIESARRTGVRAHVLHLSSSDALPLIASARREGVALSVETCPHYLSFVAEEIPDGATQFKCCPPIREAANRELLWQGLADGVIDTIVSDHSPCTPELKRFDTGDFGLAWGGIASLQLGLPAVWTQARRRGFTLADVVRWMAERPAAQVGMARKGRLAVGCDADFAVFAPDEAFVVDVATLKHRNPVSAYDQRPLAGVVRGTWLRGEPVTGAQPRGELLTRGTC from the coding sequence ATGGATCTCGTGGTGCGCGCCGCCCGGGCGGTGACGGCGGCCGGCGTCGGCCCGGCGACGGTAGCTGTCGACGGCGGCCGGATCGTCGCCGTGGAACCGGGGCTCGTCGACCTGCCGGCCGGCCGCGTCGTCGAGCTCGCCGCCGACGAGGTGCTGCTGCCGGGACTCGTGGACACCCACGTGCACGTGAACGACCCCGGCCGCGCCGAGTGGGAGGGTTTCGAGACCGCCACGCGCGCGGCCGCGGCCGGTGGCGTCACGACCATTGTGGACATGCCGCTCAACAGCCTGCCGCCGACGGTCGACGTCGCCGCGCTCGAGGTGAAACGCAAGGCGGCGACGGGACGCACCCATGTGGACGTCGGCTTCTGGGGTGGCGCGATCCCGGGCAACCTCGCCGAACTGCGGCCGCTGCACGAAGCCGGGGTGTTCGGGTTCAAGTGCTTCCTGCTGCACTCGGGCGTCGACGAATTCCCGCCGCTCGACGCGGAAGGGCTCGAGACCGCGATGCGCGAGCTGGCGACGTTCGACGCGCAGCTGATCGTGCACGCCGAGGACTCCGAGGCCATCGCCGCCGCACCCGGCCCGCACGGCGAGAAGTACGCCGACTTCCTCGGCTCCCGACCGCGCGGCGCCGAGAACCTCGCCATCACGCACGTCATCGAATCCGCCCGGCGCACCGGGGTTCGCGCGCACGTGCTGCACCTGTCCTCTTCGGACGCACTGCCGCTCATCGCGAGCGCGCGCCGCGAAGGCGTGGCGCTGTCGGTGGAAACGTGCCCGCACTACCTGAGCTTCGTCGCGGAGGAGATCCCCGACGGCGCCACGCAGTTCAAGTGCTGCCCGCCCATCCGCGAGGCCGCGAACCGCGAACTGCTGTGGCAGGGCCTCGCCGACGGCGTGATCGACACGATCGTGAGCGACCACTCGCCGTGCACGCCGGAGCTCAAGCGCTTCGACACCGGCGACTTCGGCCTCGCGTGGGGCGGCATCGCGAGCCTCCAGCTGGGCCTGCCCGCCGTGTGGACGCAGGCGCGCCGGCGCGGCTTCACACTCGCCGACGTCGTGCGGTGGATGGCCGAACGGCCGGCCGCGCAGGTCGGGATGGCCCGGAAGGGCCGGCTCGCGGTGGGCTGCGACGCGGACTTCGCCGTGTTCGCCCCCGACGAGGCCTTCGTGGTCGACGTCGCAACGCTGAAGCACCGCAACCCGGTGAGCGCCTACGACCAGCGTCCGCTCGCCGGAGTCGTGCGCGGCACGTGGTTGCGCGGAGAACCGGTGACTGGTGCCCAACCGCGCGGAGAGCTGTTGACGAGGGGGACCTGCTAG
- a CDS encoding helix-turn-helix domain-containing protein, translating into MELEAEFTSEPFQGEGAPPEHAVRARDAARKAGLDTDFGPLGTLARGSADDLVAALPAIARAALEGGATRVTLQLRRTDEPAPTPPVELNSALARLIADVERELGAKLGDLDRPGKQRAVRLLRERGAFSLRKSVSAVAEALGVTRFTVYNYLNRETD; encoded by the coding sequence GTGGAGCTAGAAGCCGAGTTCACGAGCGAACCGTTCCAGGGCGAAGGCGCCCCGCCGGAGCACGCCGTCCGTGCGCGCGACGCGGCTCGCAAAGCCGGGCTCGACACCGATTTCGGCCCGCTCGGCACGCTCGCCCGCGGTTCGGCCGACGACCTCGTGGCCGCGCTCCCCGCCATCGCGCGAGCGGCGCTCGAAGGCGGCGCCACGCGCGTCACGCTCCAGCTCCGGCGCACCGACGAACCCGCGCCGACCCCGCCCGTCGAGCTGAACAGCGCGCTGGCGCGGCTCATCGCCGACGTCGAACGCGAGCTGGGCGCGAAACTCGGCGACCTCGACCGCCCCGGCAAGCAGCGGGCGGTGCGGCTCTTGCGCGAACGCGGGGCGTTCAGCCTGCGGAAATCGGTGTCCGCGGTGGCCGAAGCACTGGGGGTCACGCGCTTCACGGTCTACAACTACCTCAACCGGGAAACCGACTGA
- the uraD gene encoding 2-oxo-4-hydroxy-4-carboxy-5-ureidoimidazoline decarboxylase, with translation MPLALAEFNSADAAEVRPALTACLAVPRWVDALLAGRPYADVDALVAASDAATPLRRDEVLAAIAAHPRIGEKPKGTDVDASWSKSEQSGVDNAAEFATANAEYERRFGHVFLVCAGGRKGAELLANLRSRLANDPDTELDVAGAELAKIAGLRLRKAVSP, from the coding sequence GTGCCACTCGCACTCGCCGAGTTCAACTCCGCCGACGCCGCGGAGGTCCGGCCCGCGCTGACGGCCTGCCTGGCCGTACCGCGCTGGGTCGACGCGCTGCTCGCCGGCCGCCCCTACGCCGACGTCGACGCCCTCGTCGCCGCGTCGGACGCGGCCACTCCCCTGCGGCGCGACGAGGTGCTCGCCGCCATCGCCGCCCACCCGCGGATCGGGGAAAAGCCGAAGGGCACGGACGTCGACGCGAGCTGGTCGAAGTCCGAACAGTCCGGTGTGGACAACGCGGCCGAGTTCGCCACGGCCAACGCCGAGTACGAGCGGCGGTTCGGCCACGTGTTCCTCGTGTGCGCCGGTGGCCGCAAGGGCGCGGAGCTGCTGGCGAACCTGCGGTCGCGGCTGGCCAACGACCCGGACACCGAACTCGACGTGGCGGGCGCGGAGCTGGCGAAGATCGCCGGGCTGCGCCTGCGGAAAGCGGTGAGCCCATGA
- the uraH gene encoding hydroxyisourate hydrolase: MSLVTTHVLDTAAGKPAAGIAVRFERADGTPVAEGVTDDDGRVRDLGPDTLDPGVYRLVFDTGAYLGPEAFFPDVTIAFRITDGASHHHVPVLLSPFAYSTYRGS, from the coding sequence ATGAGCTTGGTGACCACCCACGTCCTCGACACCGCCGCCGGCAAACCGGCCGCCGGGATCGCCGTGCGGTTCGAACGCGCGGACGGCACGCCGGTGGCCGAGGGCGTCACCGACGACGACGGCCGAGTGCGGGACCTCGGCCCCGACACGCTCGATCCCGGCGTCTACCGGCTGGTCTTCGACACCGGCGCCTACCTCGGACCGGAAGCGTTCTTCCCCGACGTCACCATCGCGTTCCGCATCACCGACGGCGCCTCGCACCACCACGTGCCGGTGCTGCTGAGCCCGTTCGCCTACTCGACCTACCGGGGGAGCTGA
- the pucL gene encoding factor-independent urate hydroxylase → MGISLGPNQYGKAEVRLVTVRRDGPVHHLRDLTVSTALRGDLEATHLTGDNHAVLATDTQKNTVYAFAKQQDVGEIEDFALRLGRHFVATQEKIHTARVTLAEHAWDRIAVAGSPHDHAFSRSGDETRTTTVTVREDLVRVVSGVDGLVVLKSGGSEFHGFPREEYTTLAETDDRILATAVTARWRYQGTGIDWAKSHREIKRTMLETFATKHSLSLQQTLYAMGEAVLLARPEVAEVRLSLPNKHHFLVDLSPFGLENHNEVFYAADRPYGLIEGTVVRDDAEEPGPAWTDAVL, encoded by the coding sequence GTGGGAATCTCGCTGGGCCCGAACCAGTACGGCAAGGCGGAGGTCCGCCTGGTCACCGTCCGCCGCGACGGGCCGGTGCACCACCTGCGCGACCTCACCGTGTCGACCGCGCTGCGCGGCGACCTCGAGGCCACGCACCTGACCGGCGACAACCACGCCGTGCTGGCCACCGACACGCAGAAGAACACCGTGTACGCGTTCGCCAAACAGCAGGACGTCGGTGAGATCGAGGACTTCGCGCTGCGGCTGGGCCGCCACTTCGTGGCCACGCAGGAGAAGATCCACACCGCGCGCGTCACGCTCGCCGAGCACGCGTGGGACCGCATCGCCGTGGCCGGCTCGCCGCACGACCACGCGTTCAGCCGCTCCGGCGACGAAACCCGCACCACGACTGTGACGGTGCGAGAAGATCTCGTCCGCGTGGTGTCCGGTGTGGACGGTCTCGTGGTGCTGAAGTCCGGCGGCTCGGAGTTCCACGGCTTCCCGCGCGAGGAGTACACGACCCTCGCCGAGACCGACGACCGGATCCTCGCCACCGCCGTCACGGCGCGCTGGCGCTACCAGGGCACCGGCATCGACTGGGCCAAGAGCCACCGGGAGATCAAGCGGACGATGCTCGAAACGTTCGCGACGAAACACAGCCTTTCGCTGCAGCAGACCCTGTACGCGATGGGTGAGGCCGTGCTGCTCGCACGGCCGGAGGTCGCCGAGGTCCGGCTTTCCCTGCCGAACAAACACCACTTCCTCGTGGACCTCAGCCCGTTCGGCCTCGAAAACCACAACGAGGTGTTCTACGCGGCGGACCGCCCCTACGGCCTCATCGAAGGCACCGTGGTCCGCGACGACGCCGAAGAGCCCGGCCCGGCCTGGACCGACGCCGTGCTGTGA